A window of the Eulemur rufifrons isolate Redbay chromosome 6, OSU_ERuf_1, whole genome shotgun sequence genome harbors these coding sequences:
- the HTR3A gene encoding 5-hydroxytryptamine receptor 3A, with amino-acid sequence MLLWARQALLTLLLPTLLAQGEARRRGGLQGRNSSRPALLRLSDHLLANYKKGVRPVWDWRKPTTVSIDVIVYAILSVDEKNQVLTTYIWYRQHWTDEFLQWNPEDFDNITKLSIPTDSIWVPDILINEFVDVGKSPNIPYVYVQHHGEVQNYKPLQVVTACSLDIYNFPFDVQNCSLTFTSWLHTIQDINVSLWRSPEKVKSDKSVFMNQGEWELLAVLTRFQEFSMESSDCYAEMKFYVVIRRRPLFYVVGLLLPSIFLMVMDIMGFYLPPDSGERVSFKITLLLGYSVFLIIVSDTLPATAIGTPLIGVYFVVCMALLVISLAETIFIVRLVHKQDLQQPVPAWLRHLVLERIARLPCLREQSTSHRPPAASQATKTDDCSAMGNHCGHLGRSLDLEKTPRGRCSPPPPPREASLAVRGLLQELSSIRHFLEKRDEIREVARDWLQVGSVLDKLLFRIYLMVVLAYSVTLVTLWSIWHYS; translated from the exons CAGGCGGAGGGGGGGCCTCCAGGGCCGGAACAGCAGCAGGCCCGCTCTGCTGAGGCTGTCGGATCACCTCCTGGCCAACTACAAGAAGGGGGTGCGACCCGTGTGGGACTGGAGGAAGCCAACCACCGTGTCCATTGACGTCATTGTCTATGCCATCCTGAGCGTG GATGAGAAGAATCAGGTCCTGACCACCTACATCTGGTACCGACAG CACTGGACTGATGAGTTTCTCCAGTGGAACCCTGAGGACTTTGACAACATCACCAAGTTGTCCATCCCCACGGACAGCATCTGGGTCCCAGACATTCTCATCAACGAGTT CGTGGACGTGGGGAAGTCTCCAAATATCCCATACGTGTATGTTCAGCATCACGGCGAGGTCCAGAACTACAAGCCCCTCCAGGTGGTGACCGCGTGTAGCCTGGACATCTACAACTTCCCCTTTGACGTGCAGAACTGCTCGCTGACCTTCACCAGCTGGCTGCACACCA TCCAGGACATCAACGTCTCCCTGTGGCGCTCACCAGAAAAGGTGAAGTCAGACAAGAGCGTCTTCATGAACCAGGGAGAGTGGGAGTTGCTGGCAGTGCTGACCCGGTTTCAGGAGTTCAGTATGGAGAGCAGTGACTGCTACGCAGAAATGAAGTTCTAT GTGGTCATCCGCCGGCGGCCTCTATTCTACGTGGTCGGCCTGCTGCTGCCCAGTATCTTCCTCATGGTCATGGACATCATGGGCTTCTACCTGCCCCCAGACAGCGGCGAGAGGGTCTCCTTCAAGATCACGCTCCTCCTGGGCTACTCTGTCTTCCTGATCATTGTGTCCGACACGCTGCCGGCCACTGCCATCGGCACTCCCCTCATCG GTGTCTACTTTGTGGTGTGCATGGCGCTGCTGGTGATAAGCTTGGCCGAGACCATCTTCATTGTGCGGCTGGTGCACAAACAAGACCTGCAGCAGCCCGTGCCTGCCTGGCTACGGCACCTGGTGCTGGAGAGGATCGCCCGGCTGCCTTGCCTCAGGGAGCAGTCGACTTCCCACAGGCCCCCAGCCGCCTCCCAAGCCACCAAGACCGATGATTGTtcag CCATGGGAAACCACTGCGGCCATTTGGGAAGATCCCTGGACTTGGAGAAGACCCCGAGGGGCAGATgcagccctcccccacccccaagagaGGCCTCACTGGCCGTGCGTGGGCTGCTGCAGGAACTGTCCTCCATCCGGCACTTCCTGGAGAAGCGGGATGAGATCCGAGAGGTGGCCCGGGACTGGCTGCAGGTGGGCTCTGTGCTGGACAAGCTGCTCTTCCGCATCTACCTGATGGTGGTGCTGGCCTACAGTGTCACCCTGGTCACGCTCTGGTCCATCTGGCATTATTCTTGA